The following coding sequences lie in one Zingiber officinale cultivar Zhangliang chromosome 2B, Zo_v1.1, whole genome shotgun sequence genomic window:
- the LOC122049436 gene encoding myb-related protein 306-like, whose amino-acid sequence MNRSSLDFDNIVGVKKGPWTPEEDLILFAYVQEHGPGNWRSVPANSGLMRCSKSCRLRWTNYLRPGIKRGNFTEQEDKVIVHLQALLGNRWAAIASYLPERTDNDIKNHWNTNLKKSKRPREAEGGEGRGQWERCLQTDLHKAKKALCEALAMEATAVAPQDHSSRGSSTSDASASPSPSPAAEKGVCPEVEWGSGICQLKPTPIILFESWLFDDSLDGVEMS is encoded by the exons ATGAACAGATCATCGCTGGATTTTGATAATATTGTCGGCGTCAAAAAGGGTCCTTGGACTCCGGAGGAGGATCTGATCCTCTTCGCCTACGTCCAAGAACATGGCCCTGGAAACTGGAGATCGGTGCCTGCCAACTCTG GGTTGATGAGGTGCAGCAAGAGCTGCAGGCTGCGGTGGACGAACTATCTGAGGCCTGGAATCAAGCGAGGCAATTTCACCGAACAGGAGGACAAGGTCATAGTGCATCTCCAAGCTCTGTTGGGGAATAGGTGGGCGGCGATAGCTTCGTACCTTCCGGAGAGGACGGACAACGACATTAAGAACCACTGGAACACCAACCTGAAGAAGAGCAAGAGGCCGAGGGAGGCGGAGGGCGGCGAGGGGAGGGGGCAGTGGGAGCGCTGCCTGCAGACGGACCTCCACAAGGCCAAGAAGGCCCTGTGCGAGGCGCTGGCGATGGAGGCGACTGCGGTGGCGCCGCAGGATCACAGCAGCAGAGGGAGCAGTACTTCCGACGCCTCCGCCTCGCCATCGCCATCGCCGGCAGCGGAGAAGGGTGTTTGCCCGGAGGTGGAGTGGGGGAGCGGGATCTGCCAGCTTAAGCCAACGCCCATCATCCTGTTCGAGTCGTGGCTGTTCGACGATAGTTTGGATGGCGTCGAAATGTCGTAG